A region of Siniperca chuatsi isolate FFG_IHB_CAS linkage group LG23, ASM2008510v1, whole genome shotgun sequence DNA encodes the following proteins:
- the LOC122871567 gene encoding mucin-5B-like isoform X2, with amino-acid sequence MTSQRWILAVCFSLASVLGTGESVTPTETQKNTCRTFGSGVVQPFNGSSFYVRSNCPFTLTRFTHNRVECDITTRRGDSGLLVQVEIIINKIRTVLKNGSILVEKKSVSLPYDHTYQHIFHYGIYTKLRSLLLPLSITWHNVPGGIDTVWVELEQELSTDMTGLCGKHNVQGNKQQLITESVLAEDTCQTRDPVSTRNQVCRQFFSYAMDCLQARTPHYIQLCEENIYSYESKYISCAFFKEVVQQCGNSSYVWKTWRSVTTCAPQICPGVLVYVDQGPAFVPSCSNPNPTFSNQDLTSSCVCPPGKVLNDHAHGFQCVSVSNCPCVFAGKSYSTGDVRSTKCQSCMCESGKWRCSENFCPARCRIEGQFVTTYDGKQYVIPGKCAYVASQGLNWVLKIEFSEKAPSLKTVVLQLFQETYALYTFSPNMVTFGEEEITELHQSDHALVFWQSSMYVQVHTSFGLKIQVQMSPEIQMYITPPRNHTGMISGLCGNSNNDTTDDFTTSSGIIENSAQPFALSWSVGACVPDINPCIDTNNEIFADEKCSVLNNPTGIFAKCHGHIPTDHYHMACIQRTCNCGSSLQQCLCVALGSYAEACASLGVEIGDWRKATDCTVKCEKNQEFSYNMQACNHTCRSLSGPDPRCGLDDVPVEGCGCPEGTHLNQGHICTSKTECVCHHKSGTTPPGSVVIDGRKCFCENGELNCSKDCGCRNGKVCVHCSENPVNTAQKTCDSLSKPMGANRTCESGCYCPHDQYEDHRGNCVSLDSCTCVYSGKVFGAGQHVKTNCKTCVCGQGQWHCRDEPCSGKCQVYGNGHYQTFDSKWFRFDGHCQYTLVEDDCGTRKGTFSVRVERVPCCDEALTCSRSIILDLQGIVTLTLSDMRVTRRYHDDWTLQKDALYSTHTVGLYYIISVPSRGITLIWDKHTRITIELQANWRNQVCGLCGNFDSNEMNDLQISGSAVVSSPMVFGNSWKAATPPCSDVTTEIFPCERNSYCSAWAQRRCMILTGDTFKDCHLKVDPEPYYHACVQESCSCEFEGKFLGFCTAVAAYAEACSDQDVCVNWRTPDLCPVYCDYYNEQGQCSWHYEACGEMLTCSEGKYFPHKLEGCYPRCSKEAPYYDENTGECTTLRNCTCYFNDTIIQPGVVLLSQTTECRCENGTIKCSTSPTTTTSYTPTTTVSTTAETTVLSTTTTPTTTALTTAETWSTTPPITSTPMPTITNVSTTTENWSTAFSSTTTPTTTTALTTAETWSTTPPITSTPMTTITNVSTTIGNWSTAFSSATIPTTTTALTTAETWSTTPPITSTPMTTITNVSTTIGNWTTTAITTSSPTTSSTTSTTPSMTTATTQLTAITNSTESTTVQTATTELPTSESPGTVLTTSFTNVSTAWTTVSKPTETISTDITTQPTTTQRETTAITLQSTTTFATNATPTEVSGPTEVTITEASTELTTSIHSTTQPTATSSEATTSHGAKSTAATYTTEVSTSEGFTNAKATTELTTPEESGTTMTTTEKTYHTSVVTTPTVTTFTNVSAEPTGSTTSTTTHNCECKDLKREKSWVCGETWTEDCFNKTCTNERIELTTVVCPKPTIPICPRQQFTKVSDGCCETWKCDCRCELYGDPHYISFQGVNFDFLDECTYILVEERSPLHNLTIAVDNFYCVPGLEGSCAKGIILNYQNNIATLSIIPHLFAVQATLNNVTIEPPYEKHGWRFETTGYIVSIYLPEIRSYVSLSPSYTLVVSLAMEHFLNNTQGQCGVCGVGSCIRKGGQIEDDSCCDKTAYDWVYPNPLKPACDSAPRDVPCHPGPTPVPTNTPTLTTTCPASQLCELLHHPVFLNCSRYVNLILKKKNCEFDSCRSGPCSSLEQAAEECRNAGFCIDWRPLTKGSCGVTCPEGLVYRECHDKLDDVCHGGVHYPGASLKKNSKGCFCPSGQLRAGLHSNICVSDCPYCKGPLGEPRLLGEVWQSGCHLCKCNNQTRTEECSLKPREPAPTCSPSTVLVNTSCCGDATCVEKTCSYHEKTYKVGDRWKDTAHPCMSFSCSKEGIQTETTVCPKENCQEEDRIWDDQHCCFTCNQSCAPKVTNISITVDNCTTTMQIPVCQGQCVSEPRLVLHGDLQVEQKHRCCQERRSERRSVTLQCFDLTTRRHFYKHITSCECRTCGILH; translated from the exons ATGACCTCACAGCGATGGATACTGGCGGTCTGCTTTTCACTGGCCTCAG TTTTAGGGACAGGTGAATCGGTCACACCGACAGAAACTCAGAAAA ACACTTGCAGGACATTTGGCAGCGGGGTCGTCCAGCCTTTCAACGGTTCAAGTTTCTATGTGAGGTCCAACTGCCCGTTCACCCTCACCCGCTTCACCCACAACCGGGTGGAATGTGACATCACCACACGGCGAGGTGACAGTGGGCTGCTGGTCCAAGTCGAGATCATCATCAACAAAATCAGGACTGTTCTGAAGAATGGAAGCATCCTGGTGGAGAAGAAAAG TGTTTCCCTTCCATACGACCACACCTACCAGCATATTTTTCACTACGGCATCTACACTAAACTGAGGAGCTTGCTGCTTCCTCTGTCGATCACCTGGCACAATGTACCTGGGGGAATAGACACTGTTTGG GTGGAGCTGGAGCAGGAGCTGAGCACCGACATGACCGGACTGTGTGGGAAACACAACGTCCAAG GCAACAAGCAGCAGTTGATCACGGAGAGCGTGCTTGCTGAGGACACATGTCAAACCCGAGATCCTGTCTCCACTAGGAATCAA GTATGCAGGCAGTTCTTTTCCTATGCCATGGATTGTCTGCAAGCCAGGACGCCTCATTATATCCAACTCTGTGAAGAGAACATTTACAGCTATGAAAGCAAATACATCAGCTGTGCTTTCTTCAAAGAAGTTGTCCAGCAGTGTGGAAACAGCAGCTATGTCTGGAAAACATGGAGATCTGTAACCACATGTG CCCCACAGATTTGTCCCGGAGTGCTGGTTTATGTAGATCAAGGTCCAGCCTTTGTTCCCAGCTGCTCCAACCCGAACCCCACATTCTCCAACCAGGATCTCACCAGCTCCTGTGTCTGCCCTCCTG GTAAGGTGCTTAATGATCACGCACATGGCTTccaatgtgtgagtgtgtccaACTGCCCCTGTGTGTTTGCTGGCAAGAGCTACTCAACTGGAGACGTACGCAGCACCAAGTGTCAGTCATG TATGTGTGAGAGTGGGAAATGGCGATGCTCTGAAAACTTCTGCCCCGCCAGATGTCGCATTGAAGGGCAGTTTGTGACAACATATGATGGCAAACAATATGTCATCCCTGGTAAATGTGCATATGTGGCCTCACAG gGTCTCAACTGGGTACTAAAAATTGAGTTTTCTGAGAAGGCACCCTCTCTGAAAACCGTCGTTCTTCAGCTTTTTCAG GAAACATATGCATTGTATACCTTCTCACCCAACATGGTTACATTCGGAGAGGAGGAGATCACTGAACTTCATCagtctg ATCACGCTCTGGTTTTTTGGCAGTCCTCCATGTATGTCCAGGTCCACACATCATTTGGTTTGAAGATCCAAGTCCAGATGTCTCCTGAAATCCAGATGTACATCACCCCACCCAGAAACCACACTGGCATGATCTCAG GTCTTTGTGGCAACAGCAACAATGACACCACAGACGACTTCACCACCAGCAGCGGGATCATCGAGAACTCAGCTCAACCTTTTGCTCTGTCCTGGAGTGTGGGTGCTTGTGTACCGGACATCAACCCCTGCATCGACACAAACAATG AAATATTTGCTGATGAAAAGTGCTCAGTGTTGAACAACCCAACTGGCATATTTGCTAAGTGCCATGGTCATATCCCAACTGATCATTACCACATG GCTTGCATCCAAAGAACATGTAACTGTGGCAGCAGTCTGCAGCAGTGCCTGTGTGTTGCTCTGGGCAGCTACGCCGAAGCCTGCGCCAGTCTGGGTGTTGAAATTGGTGACTGGAGGAAAGCTACCGACTGCA CTGTGAAATGTGAGAAGAACCAAGAATTCTCCTACAACATGCAAGCCTGCAACCATACATGCCGTTCTCTGTCTGGCCCTGACCCTCGCTGTGGGCTGGACGATGTGCCTGTGGAGGGCTGTGGCTGTCCGGAGGGAACTCACCTGAACCAAGGACACATCTGTACCTCAAAGACAGAGTGCGTTTGTCACCACAAAAGCGGTACAACGCCACCAGGGTCTGTTGTTATCGATGGACGAAAGTG CTTCTGTGAGAATGGAGAACTGAACTGTTCTAAGGACTgtg GGTGCAGAAATGGGAAGGTTTGCGTTCATTGCTCAGAGAATCCAGTTAACACTGCTCAGAAAACCTGTGACAGTCTCAGCAAACCAATG GGCGCTAATAGGACCTGCGAGAGTGGCTGTTACTGCCCACATGACCAGTATGAGGATCACCGTGGAAACTGTGTTTCTCTGGACAGCTGCACCTGTGTGTATAGTGGCAAAGTATTTGGTGCAGGACAGCATGTCAAAACCAACTGCAAAACATG TGTCTGTGGTCAGGGTCAGTGGCACTGCAGAGATGAGCCTTGTTCTGGGAAGTGTCAAGTTTACGGAAACGGACACTACCAGACCTTTGACTCCAAGTGGTTCCGCTTCGATGGACACTGTCAGTACACACTTGTAGAG GATGACTGTGGAACTAGAAAAGGCACCTTCTCTGTCAGAGTGGAGCGTGTACCCTGCTGTGATGAGGCGCTCACCTGCTCTCGCTCTATCATCCTCGACCTGCAG GGCATAGTCACCCTGACACTGAGTGACATGAGGGTGACCAGGCGCTACCATGACGACTGGACTCTGCAGAAAGATGCACTTTACTCCACACACACTGTCGGACTCTACTACATAATCTCAGTGCCAAGCAGAGGGATAACTCTCATCTGGGACAAACACACCCGCATCACCATAGAGCTGCAGGCAAACTGGAGG AACCAAGTGTGTGGCCTCTGTGGGAATTTTGACTCCAATGAGATGAATGACCTACAGATAAGTGGCTCAGCAG tgGTGTCCAGTCCCATGGTTTTTGGCAACAGCTGGAAAGCCGCCACACCTCCTTGCTCTGATGTGACCACTGAGATATTTCCATGCGAACGCAACTCCTACTGCTCAGCCTGGGCCCAGCGGCGCTGTATGATCCTTACAGGAGACACATTCAAAGATTGCCATTTAAAA GTGGATCCAGAGCCCTACTACCATGCCTGTGTGCAGGAGTCCTGCTCCTGTGAGTTTGAAGGGAAGTTCCTGGGTTTCTGCACAGCTGTGGCAGCCTACGCAGAGGCCTGCAGTGACCAGGATGTGTGTGTAAACTGGAGAACACCTGATTTGTGTC CGGTCTACTGTGACTACTACAACGAGCAGGGCCAGTGTAGCTGGCACTATGAAGCCTGTGGTGAGATGCTAACCTGCAGTGAAGGCAAATACTTTCCTCACAAGCTGGAAG GCTGCTACCCCAGATGTTCAAAGGAGGCGCCATACTATGATGAAAATACTGGTGAATGCACCACATTGAGAAACTGCACCTGTTATTTTAATGACACTATCATTCAGCCTGGGGTAGTCCTGCTGAGTCAAACTACTGAGTG TCGCTGTGAAAATGGAACAATTAAGTGTT CAACTTCACCCACAACTACTACTTCATATACTCCCACCACAACTGTCTCAACTACCGCTGAAACAACTGTGCTTTCCACTACCACCACACCAACAACAACTGCCTTAACTACGGCTGAAACATGGTCAACAACACCCCCCATCACCTCTACACCAATGCCGACCATTACCAATGTCTCAACTACTACAGAAAATTGGTCAACTGCgttttcttccaccactacaCCAACAACTACAACTGCCTTAACTACGGCTGAAACATGGTCAACAACGCCCCCCATCACCTCTACACCAATGACGACTATTACCAATGTCTCAACTACTATAGGAAATTGGTCAACTGCGTTTTCTTCCGCCACTATACCAACAACTACAACTGCCTTAACTACGGCTGAAACATGGTCAACAACGCCCCCCATCACCTCTACACCAATGACGACTATTACCAATGTCTCAACTACTATAGGAAATTG GACCACAACAGCAATCACTACTAGCTCACCCACCACATCATCTACAACTAGTACCACTCCTTCAATGACAACTGCTACAACACAGCTTACAGCGATAACAAATAGCACTGAATCTACCACAGTACAAACAGCCACAACAGAGTTACCTACATCTGAATCTCCTGGTACTGTGCTTACCACATCATTCACCAACGTTTCAACAGCATGGACAACAGTATCAAAGCCCACAGAGACAATATCAACAGATATCACAACTCAACCAACAACAACGCAAAGAGAGACAACAGCAATAACACTTCAATCAACAACCACCTTTGCAACCAATGCTACACCTACTGAAGTCTCAGGTCCGACTGAAGTAACCATCACAGAAGCTTCCACTGAACTTACCACTTCTATACATTCAACCACTCAACCTACTGCCACCTCCTCAGAAGCAACAACGTCTCATGGAGCTAAATCTACAGCAGCAACATATACCACAGAGGTGTCCACAAGTGAAGGATTTACCAATGCAAAAGCTACGACTGAACTGACAACCCCAGAAGAATCAGGCACAACAATGACAACGACAGAAAAAACATACCACACTTCAGTAGTCACCACCCCAACAGTGACTACATTCACAAATGTCAGTGCAGAGCCAACGGGATCAACAACAAGCACCACAACTCATA ACTGTGAGTGTAAAGacctgaagagagaaaaaagctggGTTTGCGGTGAGACGTGGACAGAGGACTGCTTCAATAAAACCTGTACAAATGAGAGGATAGAGTTGACTACAGTGGTTTGTCCAAAACCTACAATTCCCATCTGCCCCAGACAACAATTCACAAAAGTGTCGGATGGATGCTGTGAAACATGGAAGTGTGACT GTCGCTGTGAGCTATATGGGGACCCCCACTACATCTCTTTCCAAGGTGTAAACTTTGATTTCCTGGACGAATGCACCTACATTCTGGTGGAGGAGCGGTCCCCACTTCATAATCTGACCATTGCTGTGGACAACTTCTACTGTGTGCCAGGCCTTGAAGGCTCCTGTGCTAAAGGCATCATCCTGAATTATCAGAACAATATAGCTACACTCAGTATCATTCCACATTTGTTTGCAGTACAG GCCACTCTGAACAACGTGACCATAGAACCACCGTATGAGAAGCATGGGTGGAGGTTTGAGACCACGGGATACATAGTGTCAATCTACCTTCCAGAGATTCGCTCTTATGTCTCCCTCAGTCCGTCTTATACCCTGGTGGTCAGTCTGGCCATGGAGCACTTCCTCAACAACACCCAAGGACAATGTG GTGTATGTGGCGTTGGATCATGTATCCGTAAAGGAGGGCAGATCGAGGACGACAGCTGCTGTGATAAGACAGCCTATGACTGGGTGTACCCCAACCCGCTGAAGCCAGCCTGTGATTCTGCACCAAGGGACGTACCTTGTCACCCAGGGCCCACTCCAGTACCCACTAACACACCCACTCTCACCACCACCTGCCCTGCAAGCCAACTATGTGAGCTGCTACACCACCC AGTCTTTTTAAATTGCAGCAGGTATGTGAATCTGATCCTTAAAAAGAAGAACTGTGAGTTTGATTCATGCAGGAGTGGCCCTTGCTCTTCACTAGAGCAAGCTGCTGAGGAATGCAGGAATGCTGGTTTCTGTATTGACTGGAGACCACTGACTAAAGGAAGCTGTG GTGTGACATGTCCAGAAGGATTGGTTTACAGAGAATGCCATGACAAGCTTGATGACGTCTGCCATGGAGG AGTGCATTATCCAGGAGCCTCCCTCAAGAAGAACAGTAAAGGCTGTTTTTGTCCCAGCGGGCAGTTAAGGGCAGGACTTCACTcaaacatttgtgtgtctgactgtcccT ATTGTAAAGGACCACTTGGTGAGCCCAGACTG CTTGGTGAGGTGTGGCAGTCCGGCTGTCACCTGTGTAAATGTAACAACCAGACTCGGACAGAGGAGTGTTCTCTTAAACCTCGTGAGCCAGCTCCTACCTGTAGCCCCAGTACTGTATTGGTAAACACGTCTTGCTGTGGTGATGCGACATGTG TTGAGAAGACATGCAGTTATCATGAAAAAACATACAAG GTGGGAGACAGATGGAAGGATACCGCCCATCCCTGCATGTCATTCAGTTGCAGCAAAGAGGGTATTCAGACTGAGACTACAGTCTGTCCCAAAGAAAACTGTCAGGAG GAGGACAGAATTTGGGATGACCAACACTGCTGCTTTACAT GTAACCAGAGCTGTGCTCCGAAGGTGACTAATATTAGCATCACCGTGGACAACTGTACCACCACCATGCAGATCCCTGTGTGTCAAGGCCAGTGCGTGTCTGAGCCCAG GCTCGTGTTACACGGTGACCTGCAGGTGGAGCAAAAGCACCGATGCTGTCAGGAGCGGCGCTCTGAGAGGAGATCTGTGACCCTGCAGTGCTTCGACCTCACTACCAGACGCCACTTTTACAAGCATATCACCAGCTGTGAGTGCAGAACCTGTGGAATACTGCACTGA